The Cryomorphaceae bacterium 1068 genome segment CTTGAGCAGGAGTATTATTGTCGTCTTTCTGAAGATGTGACGCAGGATAAAGAACAGATGAGCATACTGCTTGGCTTGGCGCAAGAACGATTGGAAGCCTCAAATCAGTCCGTTAGATTATTGCTGGATGAGAATTCGAAAAAAGTCGAAGTCGGTCAGTTGATTTCGCTTTCGCTGAAGGCCGTATATTCTGACTTCCAGCCAAACAATTCAGCTTATGAAGACCTGAAATCAGGAGCCAATTTGAATATTATTTCTGATAAGTCGGTGATAAAAGCCCTGAACCATTACTTTAATCGCGTTGAAGAATTGAAGAGTATTATAATGGTAAACGGTAAGTATGCAGTTGATTTATCATTTAGGCATACCGACAATTTTGCAAATGGTACCAATCAGGCTTCAATAGCCAACGGGAGATTCTCGAAAGGTTTGGATGAAGACTTGAAAAAAGCATTTCCGATTGACGAGGATGAATTGCTCAAGCCCGAGATGAGAGAACGACTGCTTGGAGAGTCGCTTGAATACGTTTCTGTGAATACTCGTCAGGTTGAACTTTACAGTAAGCTATTGGATGAAATCATTGAATTAGAAGGACTATTGGGACAAAAATGCGAAAGGTCTTCAGTAACTGAATAGTATTTGAGCCAATAACGAACCATTTTTGACGATGATCAAATTCTTCCAACGTATCAGAAAAGAGATGATAAAAGAAAATCGCGTATCGAAGTATATGCTCTACGCTATTGGCGAAATAGTCCTGGTGGTCATTGGGATACTGATTGCCTTGCAAATCAACAGCTGGAACCAACTGCGCCAACAAAACAATCAGGAAAAAATCTATTTGGAAGACCTAAAAAGAGATCTCATTTTTGATATTGAAACACTCGATGAAAAGATCGTGCAGAATGAAACTTCGATAGAAAATGTCACTAAAGTACTGACGTTGATTTCGTCGAAAACAGATTTTTCTGATGAGGATAAAATGAATCTATACCAACTGCTAATCCCTATTTGCGGTGAAACCTATTTTATTCCCGAACAGGGAACCATACATCAGATAGAAGCCAGCAGTGCGGGGAGTTACCTGCGCAACAAGGCGCTTAAAGACCAGATTTTTAGATACTATTCTAGCCGAGAACGCGAGGGGAAGAACATGGAGCAAAGCATACAACTCTATCAACACCATTTTATAACACCCAATATTCTATCTATCGGTATTGATCCCGTATTTTCAGAAGTAGCTTTCAATGGGAATTATGAACTGGACACCATTGATTTTACTTCACTCTTGAAAAACAAGGAGTTCAATATCGCTCTGTTTATGAAGAAAGTAGGGGCTACCAATCAGAACGGTTTATATCAAATCGCACAAAAGGAAGCGGAACAAATTATTGCGCTCATCGATGATGAATTAGAGATATGATCAAATTCTTCAGACATATCCGAAAAGCCATGATAAAAGAAAGCAAAGCCTCGAAGTACCTGCTCTACGCAATCGGCGAAATTGTGCTCGTGGTGATCGGTATATTGATTGCCCTCCAAATCAATAATTGGAATCAAAATGAAACCAATAGAGCTAGAGAAATAGCGATTCTCAAAGATTTAAACCAGGAGTTTAAAAAGAACACATTGAAACTCGATTCCTTGATTCAAGACCACCGTGGGATGCTTGAGGCAGCTAATGAGATCATGATGCTGATAGGAGAACCTGAAAATACTTTGGCAAACCATAATGTAGACAGCCTAATTTACCTCTCCATCGATTATGATGATTTCAATCCTAGTCAATCTGTAATCGACGAAGCAATAGCATCGGGAACGATAAGCTTGATTCGTTCGGATTCTCTGCGTTCGCTCATTTTTGACTGGGTAAGCGCCATGGGTGGCATTAAAGAGTCATATGCTACTATGGACGAAATGGGTCAAACGATGACGCTTCCGTATCTTACCAAATACGGCTCTATGAAGAATATTGACTATTTCGGACTGATGGAAGCAAATGGTAAATCCAAATTCGAATCCAGAAACCCAGCGCTTTTCCAGGAAGTAGAATTCGAAAACATTATGGATAATCAAGCTTGGGGAATGAAAAATTATCTGAATAAATTGGAGGGACTGAAGCCTTTAGTAGATCAAATTATGCATCTGACGAACCGAGAAATAGAAAAGGGTAAATGATCAAATTCTTCCGCCGCTTCCGCCAAAAACTGCTTATGGAAAACCGAGCTTCGAAGTACCTGCTATATGCTATTGGTGAAATCGTGCTTGTAGTCATCGGGATATTGATAGCCCTGCAAATCAACAATTGGAATGAGCAGCGTAAAGAACGCGGCAGAGAAGTCGAATTTCTCAAGGGTTTAAAGACCGACCTCCTAGCTGATAGGGCAAGTTTGGAGAGTGTGATTGAGAATAGAACGGCAAAAGTAAAAAGTTGCATTGCATTACAGGGTAGCATCCAATTGGAGACCTACACTCAAGTGTTTTCAGCAGATTCAATGATTTCAACTGTTCTTGGTTGGGTGGAATATGTACCGCAGACCAATACCTTCGACGAATTGGTCAATTCCGGCAATCTCGGGATCATTAAAAATGACAGCATTAAAAACAGATTGCTGAAGCTAAAACAAGATAGAGAGCGTGACCATACTTACACCCTGCACATGCGCAGAGAGTACGATCACTACCTCTATGATCGGCACGCCGAATTAGGATCTGTTTGGCCTTTTGGAGATTTTGAAGAGTCAGCCAAACAAGGAGTATTAGTTTACCAAGTCCTTTCGGACGACGAAGTTGAATTGATAGCAAACGGAATCAAAGCGTATCTAAGTGATCGGCGTGTGAGAAATGGATTGCGTCTTGCAGCCGGCAATAACTCAGGTCTGCTATGGGGCTGTCAGAAAATGTACAAAGATGGGAATGAACTCATCGAATTGATAGAAGAAGAGATAAACAAATGATCAAATTCTTCCGCCATATACGTCAAATCCAAAAGTGCTTCCAAAACCTTAAAGGGTGGACTTTTGCAGTTAATGTTTTGAATGAAAATGTGTGCGCGGGCTCGCCTCTTCAGGGGCTGGGGGCTTCGCGGCTAATAGAAAATCGATGATCAAATTCTTCCGACATATCCGACAACGCATGATTAAAGAAAACAGAGTTTCTAAGTACTTGCTCTATGCTATCGGCGAAATCGTGTTGGTGGTAATCGGAATACTGATTGCCTTGCAGATCAATAATTGGAATGAGGCGCGCAAAGAAGGAGAACAACGCCAGCAACTCATTTCATCGCTATTGGAAGATTTCGAGTACAATAGGGAAACATTGCTGAATCATAAATTACCAGCTATGGATATGGCCATGGAAAAAATGGAATTATTCTTCCGTTTGATGCAAGAAGATACTGATGTGAATAAAGGTCAACTGCTTTCAAGTGCACAGGTTTCGGTGGATTCACTAAGGAAGCTGGCAATACCCTTCTTCCAAAGTGAACCATTCAGTGCCAACCTTACAACATTGAGCGAAGCTTCTTCAAGCGGAAAACTAAGTCTATTGAAGAACAAAGAACTATTCAGGGAATTCACTCAATTTGAAATGTACTATGATCGCTTCCTCTATTTGACTGAAGAAAGCACACATGCCTATTTCAATGGTTGTTTATGGGAAATCAGGAGAACAGTGGATCCCGATGTTCTTGCCGGAAGAAAATCCATGCCAAACCTCAACTATGAGGAGTACAAGAAGATTATGGATCAACCTCTCGCAAAAACCGCATTATACAATGCACAAATCCTTAGGTATAACAAGAGATCAACGCTTTCTAACCTATTAGAAAACACAGATAAGATCATCTCCATTTTAAAAGAAATGCAAGAATCATGATTCAAATCTTTAGAAAGATCCGCCAGCGACTCTTGTCCGAATCAAGATTTGGCAAGTATTTACTCTATGCATTTGGAGAGATTGTGCTGGTGGTGATAGGGATACTGATCGCCATCCAACTGAACGAATGGCGCAATGACGCGATCAATAGCCAAAAAAGGGACAAAGTGTTACAAGCGTTGCACTTCGAATTTCAGTCAAATCTGGCTCAGATGGATACCGTTCAATCTTATCAAAGAAGAATAACCTTGGACTATCCTGTCGTCATGGATCTGATCAAGACTGTGGATGATCTTGCCAATGACTCCATCCTTCTTCTCGCACATAATCACATGGGAACTACTTGGAGTTTTGACCCTATCAACGGGGCGCTCCGTTCTGCTATTTCCTCAGGAGAGATCCATCTTATCGAGAATGATAGACTCTTGGATCTTTTGTTCAGCTGGGAAGATGTGGTCAATGATTCAAAAGAAGAGTCAGATAGACAAAGAGAATTTCAGACCAAGCAACTGGATCTATTCAAGAAGCACGTGCGAGTTGGCGATCTCTGGGCGTCATATTATCCGAACAGCATTCTCAGCCATTTCCCATCCGATGCTCGTGGACTCTATAAAGACGAGCTATTCGAAGATTATATATCCCTCAGTTATTTCATGGCGTATGAGTATTTGCTAGAACTCGATCTCATCAGAGCCAACAATTTGGAGATTCTGGAATTGATAGAAAGTGAAACAGTGAAATTGCAATGATCAAATTCTTCCGTCGCATACGCCAAAAGCTTCTTATGGATAGTAAATTCTCAAAGTACCTGCTCTATGCCATTGGAGAAATTGTGCTGGTGGTCATCGGAATTTTGATAGCCTTGCAGATTAACAATTGGAAAGAGACCAAAAAGGAGCGTGCACAAGAGAAGGCTATTCTTAGTCAGGTTCATACCGAATTCAAGAGCAATCTCAAGCAGCTGGACGAAAAGATTGACATCAGAAAAAGACAAATAACAGGAGCGCAGGATTTACTCGCCTTCATTGACTACCCCGATTCAAGAGTGAAGGATAGTATAGAAAATGCGCTGACTTATACCATTGGATACTCCACTTTTGATCCCATTGTAAATGACTTGGCTTCAGCGGGGAGTTTGCGGATAATTCGCAATGATAGCCTCAAATTGCTCTTATCTCAATGGACCAGCGAGTTGGTTCAAGTCATCGAGTCGGAGCAGTCGTGGTACAAGTACCGAAATGAAGTCTATGTGCCGTTTTTGATAGAAAACACCCAGCTTCGTACCTTGAGAAATGCTGCAATGAATAGAACTTTCGTCGGGAAGTTTCTCATTGATGTGGATAACCGGGAAGCCTTGGACTCACGCGTGGATTCCATTGGCAATTCTGCTTTTAGTTATGACATTAATGTGCTTTTGAACAATCCTGACTTTGAAGACCACCTTACTCGTTGCATAGTAACCAATAGCATTTCAAATGTGCAGTCGTATATTTTACGCAAAAGAATATTGCTGATTCTTAAGATATTGGAATCAGAATTAGACCTGAAGAATTGAACCCTAGCCCATGATTAAGCTATTCCGAAAAATCCGCCGGCGATTGCTATCTGAAGGCAAGTTCAGCAATTACCTGCTATATGCCATTGGCGAAATCGTTTTAGTGGTGATTGGAATTCTTATAGCTCTGCAAATTAACACAAGCAGTCAAAGAGCAAAAGACCAAGCTCAAGAACAAGTCTACCTGAAGAGTTTTCAAATCGATCTCGAGAAGGATATACAGGAGTTGGATCGTGTGATTGCGAAGGCTACTCGTGTTTCGGTTCTGGCAGATTCACTACTCATGTTTTTTGAGAATAGAGACCTTCTGGACGACGAAACACTTGAGCCCATCATCTTGGAATTGTCCAATTTCACTATCTACCTATCGCATGAAGGAACTGTTAGAGATATTGTAGGTTCTGGAGATTTAGATCTTATTCAATCAGATAGTGTTCGAATTAAAATGGCGTCTTGGGAAGCTGACCTAAAGAGCATAAGGGAATGGGAAAGTTTAAGTAAAGAAGCCACCGCTGACTACATGGATTATCTTGGAGAAAACATAGACATGTACAAGCGCGAATCTGGTAAATCTATGATTGACGAAGAGTCAAAAGCTAGGATTCTTGAAGATCGTTATTTCCTCAACTTAGTAGCCAGACGGTACCATGAAATGACGATTTTGGCGCGCCTTTATCAGTCAGAATTGGAATCTACCCTCAACACGCTTAAGGTCGTAAAATCAGAATTAAGACCATGATAAAATTCTTTCGCCACATCCGTCAAAAACTACTCGCTGAGAGGAGACTATCCGGTTATTTGGCTTATGCCATCGGCGAAATTATTCTCGTGGTGATCGGGATATTGATCGCCCTACAGATCAATACATGGAATGAGGAAAACAAGCTCGAGAAGTCGAACAGAGTCCTCTTAAAAAAGCTGGTTGGTGAGTTGGATCTCAATATGGACAGATTGATGTATCTCGATACGTCAAATAAAGACGAGAATGGTGTTTCAAAACTAGACCGTATACTTGCAAATGCCGACACAGCTCTGCATTACATGACTTCAGGACTTGATACTTCCGGAATAGTCTGGATGTTGGAAACACGGCAATGGTGGGCCTTTCAATTCAACTTGCATTCTTCGGTGTATCAGGAAATGATAAGTACGGGTAGGCTTTACACACTCGAACCTGACTCGCTTATTCAACAGATTGAAACCTATTACAAGAGTTTAGAACAACGCGAATTTTACCTGGATAAGATGGTCGATGGTGTACATCGGCACTGGGAAGATTGCAAATACGGTGAGGCCAGCTTGGAGACAGAGTTCAATAAATATGGCGTCGATGCTCTTGACCATCATCAATGGGTTTTTGATCGGCATTCCGAGAACTACTTGGACCTTCAGCAAGCCGTGAAACGCTCTTCTATTGTAATGCATTATGAAAAAGCAGAGCTCAAATCACAGCTTAAGCTTTCACAAGAACTAAAGAATCAAATTGAAAACGTTTTAGCACAAGACAGATGATAAAGTTCTTCCGAAAAATCCGTCAACGCTTACTAAAGGAAGGGAGGCTGTCCAGTTACCTCCTCTACGCCATCGGCGAAATCGTGCTTGTAGTGATTGGGATTCTTATTGCTTTGCAGATCAGCACTTGGAGCCGAACTCGTCAAGAAAGCGATAAAGTGAAGTCATACCTGAGAAACATTGAAGCCGATCTCAACCAACAACTGGCCTACATTGATATCCAACTTGAGTTTGAATATAATTGCGACTCTCTTGCCAAGTCGTTATTGGCTCGTTATAGAAAGGAACAGGCTCTCGCCATAGATTCTGTCTCATCCGGTCAATTGTATAATCTGACCATACGCAATACTTTCACCAAGGCAGATCCCACCTATCAAGATCTCATTTCCACAGGGAACATTGGTTTGATCAAAGATGAATTACTTCGAAACGAAATCCTCAATTACTATCTCGAACTTGAACGTTTTGAAACGATCATGATGATCAACAATACACTATACGTAGATGAGATGTTTGCTATGAAAATGGTGAACAATGCCTATATGGTCAGCGATGTACAGATTGGAAATACAGACCGCAGACTATTCGAAGTCTCCAACGAGATGTTAGAAGTTCCAGAGCATGAGATGTTGGTGATCAATCTCATCAAGATTAGAGAAGATATTGCCGTAGGACATGTTAAATTTATGAATGAACTCAAAGAAAAGACAGAATCGATGCTCGATGTCATCCAGAATCATATCATTCTAGAACAGAAAGAATAAGAAGAGAAATGATCAAATTCTTCCGCCATATCCGCCAAAAGCTTCTTATAGAAAACAAAGCTTCAAAATACCTGCTCTATGCCTTTGGCGAAATCATTCTTGTCGTGATAGGAATATTGATTGCCTTGCAGATCAACAATTGGAACGAGTCTCGAAAACTCGAGAATAAAGTCGCTAGCATCTACGCGATTGTGAAAAGTGACCTGCAATTGGATATGGAGAATATTGACTACGTTCTTGAAGCAATGTTACCAGAAGACACATTGCTAGGAATAATATTGGAAGGTCGTATGACGCGTGAACTATACGAGAATTGTGATAACTGTGAATTTGTAGTAGGTGGTTTCCCTGATATCACCTTGAGGTCTCGTGGTTTGACTTTACTTGAAGAGAACAGTACAATTTTCGACGCGCAGAAGGACAGTCTATTTATTCAAATAAGTGAGTTTTATTCCTATTATTTTACAGAGATAGAAGTAGATATGGAGGAAATCGAGATGGATTATAGCGATAATTTTGCTTTTTGGAAGACCAATAAAACCTGGTTTGCTGATAACATCCACAGTATAAAAAATGATGATTTTGTACAGTATGCGTTAACCGATCCAGATTACATAAATCGCGTCGCATCATGGCGTAGACTCTATTTTCAAAATTACCTCAGCCACTTGAAAGAGTACAAAGAAAGTGCCTTGATTTTGATAGCAGATCTAGATAAACAAACCAACCAATAGCGGGTAGGCATGACTACCGAAACCAATGATTAAATTTTTCCGCCGCATCCGCCAAAAGCTTCTTATGGAAAGTAAATTCTCAAAGTACCTCCTCTACGCTATTGGAGAAATCATCCTTGTGGTGATAGGGATATTAATCGCTTTGCAAATCAACAATTGGAATGAAGGCCGAAAGGAGGCTAGCTTTGAAATTCAAATTCTCAAGGCATTCAAAGAGTCGCTAGAAACGGATTTATCCGACGTAGATGCCAATATTAATAGACACCAGCAAGGACTCCGCTCAGCCGATTCAATTTTGGTTTTACTGGAGTCAACACAATCAATCAACGAAGATTCATTGGCTCAACTCTTTGCTGCCGCGATGATGCATACGCGTTTTGTTCATTCCACCAGTGCTTTTGAATCGCTCAAAGCAAAAGGAGTGAATATCATCTCAAATCCAATTTTACAGAAAAAAATTGTAGACGTTTACGATTCGCAGTACAGTTTCTTCTTGCTTAACGAACAGGACTTTATTGACCAAATAATGATCGGCTACAACACCATCATGCCAACACGTTTCGAAGAATCCTTTAATATTGACATCAGCACCAGCGAACTGACGGGCCACTTGAAGCCACTTGATTTTGAGGCCCTCAAAAAAGACCAAGAGTTTCTATATTATTTTAAATCTCTCAGAAACTGGACTAAAATTATGATCGAATTTCAATATGCCATCTTAAGAAGCAACATCGTTGATCTACAGAAAATGATCGATGAAGAAATAGAACGAATAGAGGGATTATGATCAAATTCTTCCGAAAAATCCGCCAAAGGCTTATGTCAGAAAAGAAATTTAGTTCCTATTTGTTGTATGCGATAGGCGAAATAATTCTCGTCGCCATTGGAATACTCATTGCCGTAAATGTGAACGATTGGAATAAGGAAAAAGAGCAAGACAGATTAAAGACCGAGTTAACCCGAGAAATGATTGCGGAGTTGAACTATAATATTGATCGAATAAAATTTCTGGATACGGATACCTCGAAAATGCCATATCCCATTCGCTTTGCTGACTCGCTGTTCATGGAGCGTAGGAATTATTTCGAGGGTGGTCTGGACACCAACGAAATTCGTAAATTATTTGTTGGGCCTATTTTTCGATACAATGAATTCAACATGGAATATGATGTGTTCGAACAAATGAAACAGACCAATGTGATCAATCGGTTCGATAAAAAAGTCAAGACGGCCATTAAAAACTATTATAAGCTTTTGGAACGCGAAGAAGGATACAATCGCGTAACCCTTGAACCCATCCAGAATGCTTACGCCAAAACGCTATATGGTTACCAGCGCTTAAGGAGGGATTATTACGCTGATTCCCTAACTTATTTCAGTAAAAACGCCTGGGTATTCGATCCTGATTCAAGGGATTATTTAGACCTTGAATCCTATGTTGATGTCATTGCAGGAAGTGTTCATAGCTCGAGGGCAAGGATGCTTAATATTCTTGAAAATTCTGAAGAATTGAAGCTGATTCTCCAAGAGGAACTAGAAAGTGAGGACCTGGATAAATAGTGTTTTTAGAAATAATTGCCAGAAATTGTTCTTCCGTGGCACTTGAGAAATCCAAGGAAAATAAGGAACCGAAATGATCAAATTCTTCCGAAAAATCCGCCAGAGAATGATAAAAGAAAGTAGAGTTTCAAAATACTTTCTCTACGCCATCGGCGAAATTATTCTCGTGGTGATAGGGATTCTTATTGCTCTTCAGGTGAATAACTACAACAATGAGTTGAAAATCCATAAAGAAGAAATCGCTTTGCTCCAAGATCTGAGAATTGACCTGGAAATGGCAGACGGAAAAATCCAGAAACAATTGAAGTATTTTCGAAGAAGCCAAGATATTCATTACCAGATTTACAACGAATCCATAGGCAAGGCTTCATTCGACTCTACCATGCGCTACCATGATTTGGTTTGGCACTCAGTAGTGAGGGATTTCATCGGTGAGAATTACACGTCGAAAATCGGTGAAATCAGCGATGAACGCCTAATGCGAATTTTGCGTGATTATCTCTGGAGGGAGCAATTGGCGTTGGAAGCAATCGATGAATGGAATGACGTCAAGTTCAACAAGGTTCGACCATTTCTCGATAAAAATGGACTTTACGATAACCAAGTAGCCTTTAACGATGATCCCTATGAGTTTATGACCATGGGTAAGGATGGAATTGTAATAAACTACCACAAACTATCGGAGCTGTATGGAACCCAAGATCTTGACCAACTTCTTTACTATCTCCGCCATTCAGCCTCTTGGTGCCTGCATTGCATGGGGAAGCTGCAAGATGCAAGTGCTAACCTAAATTTGGCCATTGATTATTACATCGATGGTGATTATGAAAAGCTGGATGATATCGAACCACTGGAAGGATATTATTAATTGACAAATACAATGAGAATACTCGCCTCGTCATTCCTTTTTTCATTTAGAATTTTGTTCTTTGTGTGCTGAATAGAAATGGAGGCTTAGATCATTCAGACAAGAGAATCTAAACTTTCCCAAGAGAAACCGTCTTAAACATATTATTAGTAGTTAGAAAAACGATTTTAAATGACAATACAAGTAAATACAGACAACAACATCAAAGGCTCTCAAAACATGGAAGCCTATTTCACGGAAAAGATAGAAACGGGATTAAAACACTTTGCTGATCACATTACTCGTGTGGAAGTGCACCTGTCTGACCAAAATGGAGAAAAGAGCGGGACCAATGATATTCAGTGCCGCTTAGAAGCAAGGTTAGAAGGGCAGCAGCCCATCCTCGCAGAGAGCAGGGAAGAAAACCATGAAAAGGCCCTGAGTAAAGCCATCAGTAAAATGCAAGCAGCACTTCGAACCAAGATCGGGAAGATGCAAAACAACAGATAAAACTCAGACCAGCCACTGCTCTGGTTTGTGGCTGGTCATTATAAATAAAACCCACGATTTATAGTCATTGGAGTCGAAGGGCTATAAATTGAAGCAATACGATTTCACGAGACAAGGAGTCATTTTCTTGGTATTTGCCCTATTCCTGGGAATGATAACTACCCTGATATGGTTTTTCCTTCAGATCTTATTGGAGAGCCTGGGACTTTCATGTGTGGCTTCTTGGAATTGGCTAATTGGATTCGGAGCACTTTGCAGCGTTTCACTTCCCATACTCTTTTTTTATCGACACCTCACGCAAGAAACAGTAATGAAGTCTCGATTCACTGCTGATTTGCAACTTTTTAATTCTCTTGAATTTCTGAGTTTGCAAATAAGTCTGGTGTGGCTCTTCGCTGAGCCAGCCCAATTGTGCAACAGCAATGATCCCCAGCTAGTAGTGGTATTTTTGTATCCCACATTTATTGCTGTTCTGTTGATCGTATTCATTGCTTTTGTTTTTCAGGAAAGTGTGAGAAATGAATATTGACAGCATTATTGTTGTTCAATATAGAACTTGGGACTCTCTTATATTTCATCAGCTCAAAACACCAATGAAAAGATCTTCACATTGAGATTTACCTGAGCTAGAATCTGATCTTTGTTTTTCCAGAATGTACTTTGTGATGTAGTTTTTGTCTTCACCTTAGAATCTCCTTCATGGATTCCCCAATAAATTAGATATTAGCGATTCCGAATTAATTGTCAGTTTAACACTAATAAAGAATTTCATGTCGATTACGATTGAAGAGATCAACGAAGAGTCTTGGTTTAAAATACCCAATCACGATTCGTTGAGGCCGTTTTTTATGAGTATTGTCAGTGATTCCAATCATTGGATGTTCATTTCCAGCAATGGTGGCCTTACCGCGGGACGAAAGAATGCTGAACATGCCTTGTTTCCTTATTATTCTGACGATAAGATTACTGAGCTGGCGCACAATACGGGCCCCAAAACCATCTTTCAAGTCGAAACGGATGGTGGTACCCAAATCTGGGAACCCTTTTCAAATTTGAGTTCTGTAGAATTCAATACCACTCGAAATCTCTACAAGAATCGTCATGGGAATAAAGTTCTCTTTGAGGAAGTTAACCACGATCTGGACCTGACCTTCTGGTATGAGTGGTGCTCGAGCAATAGCTACGGCTTTGTGCGAAACGCTGCAATTATCAACGATGCCGACCGCAAGCAATCGGTCAATATGCTGGATGGTCTTCAAAATATCCTGCCTTACGGTGTAGATAGTGATTTGCAAAAGCGCCAAAGCAACTTGGTAGACGCCTACAAGCGCAGCGAGCTGGCCAAAGAGTCGGGTTTGGGCATATTTGCCCTGAGCGCCATCATAGTAGACCGAGCCGAGCCTAGCGAAGCCTTAAAGGCCAATACCGTTTGGTCGCTGGGGCTAAAAAACCCCAAACACCTGCTTTCGTCATTTCAATTGGCCGATTTCCGAAAAGGAAAGCCTGTAACGGAAGAGGCCGACATGAAAGGGGAGAAGGGAGCCTACTTCATCTCAGCACGTGTTAATCTGGCTCCGAAAGGAAAACAAGACTGGACCATGGTAGCCAATGTCAATCAATCGCAAGCCGATGTGATTGCCCTGAACCGAGAGATCATGACCAATAAAAAGCTTCGCGAAGAGGTATGGGCCAATGTGGAGCTGGGTACTGAAAACCTCAAATCCATAGTAGGAGCAGCCGATGGACTAGAGCTTACCTCTGATAGTCTGCGCGATACACGTCACTTTGCCAACGTGCTTTTTAATGTGATGCGCGGAGGAATCTTCGATCACAATTACCAAATAGAGAAGAAGGATTTCAGTGCGTACTTGGAAAAAGCCAACCGGGCATTGTTTGCCAAGCACCAATCTTTTGTTGACGGATTGGATGAGGTGTTTGATAAGTCAGTGCTCATGCAAAAGCTAGCTGCCATAAACGACAATGACCTTCTTCGCCTCAGCGAAGAATACCTCCCGCTGCGATTTAGCCGTCGACATGGCGATCCGAGTAGACCGTGGAACAAATTCTCCATCAATACCAATAGCGAGATAGATGGATCCAAAATCCTCGACTACGAAGGGAATTGGAGAGATATTTTCCAAAACTGGGAAGCACTGGTTCAATCATACCCCGACTTTATTGAGGGTATGATCTC includes the following:
- a CDS encoding DUF6090 family protein; amino-acid sequence: MENRASKYLLYAIGEIVLVVIGILIALQINNWNEQRKERGREVEFLKGLKTDLLADRASLESVIENRTAKVKSCIALQGSIQLETYTQVFSADSMISTVLGWVEYVPQTNTFDELVNSGNLGIIKNDSIKNRLLKLKQDRERDHTYTLHMRREYDHYLYDRHAELGSVWPFGDFEESAKQGVLVYQVLSDDEVELIANGIKAYLSDRRVRNGLRLAAGNNSGLLWGCQKMYKDGNELIELIEEEINK
- a CDS encoding DUF6090 family protein: MIQIFRKIRQRLLSESRFGKYLLYAFGEIVLVVIGILIAIQLNEWRNDAINSQKRDKVLQALHFEFQSNLAQMDTVQSYQRRITLDYPVVMDLIKTVDDLANDSILLLAHNHMGTTWSFDPINGALRSAISSGEIHLIENDRLLDLLFSWEDVVNDSKEESDRQREFQTKQLDLFKKHVRVGDLWASYYPNSILSHFPSDARGLYKDELFEDYISLSYFMAYEYLLELDLIRANNLEILELIESETVKLQ
- a CDS encoding DUF6090 family protein codes for the protein MIKFFRRIRQKLLTESRFGSYLLYAIGEIVLVVIGILIALQINNWNEEQKQQRLEQEYYCRLSEDVTQDKEQMSILLGLAQERLEASNQSVRLLLDENSKKVEVGQLISLSLKAVYSDFQPNNSAYEDLKSGANLNIISDKSVIKALNHYFNRVEELKSIIMVNGKYAVDLSFRHTDNFANGTNQASIANGRFSKGLDEDLKKAFPIDEDELLKPEMRERLLGESLEYVSVNTRQVELYSKLLDEIIELEGLLGQKCERSSVTE
- a CDS encoding DUF6090 family protein, translated to MIKLFRKIRRRLLSEGKFSNYLLYAIGEIVLVVIGILIALQINTSSQRAKDQAQEQVYLKSFQIDLEKDIQELDRVIAKATRVSVLADSLLMFFENRDLLDDETLEPIILELSNFTIYLSHEGTVRDIVGSGDLDLIQSDSVRIKMASWEADLKSIREWESLSKEATADYMDYLGENIDMYKRESGKSMIDEESKARILEDRYFLNLVARRYHEMTILARLYQSELESTLNTLKVVKSELRP
- a CDS encoding DUF6090 family protein; amino-acid sequence: MIKFFQRIRKEMIKENRVSKYMLYAIGEIVLVVIGILIALQINSWNQLRQQNNQEKIYLEDLKRDLIFDIETLDEKIVQNETSIENVTKVLTLISSKTDFSDEDKMNLYQLLIPICGETYFIPEQGTIHQIEASSAGSYLRNKALKDQIFRYYSSREREGKNMEQSIQLYQHHFITPNILSIGIDPVFSEVAFNGNYELDTIDFTSLLKNKEFNIALFMKKVGATNQNGLYQIAQKEAEQIIALIDDELEI
- a CDS encoding DUF6090 family protein; its protein translation is MIKFFRHIRKAMIKESKASKYLLYAIGEIVLVVIGILIALQINNWNQNETNRAREIAILKDLNQEFKKNTLKLDSLIQDHRGMLEAANEIMMLIGEPENTLANHNVDSLIYLSIDYDDFNPSQSVIDEAIASGTISLIRSDSLRSLIFDWVSAMGGIKESYATMDEMGQTMTLPYLTKYGSMKNIDYFGLMEANGKSKFESRNPALFQEVEFENIMDNQAWGMKNYLNKLEGLKPLVDQIMHLTNREIEKGK
- a CDS encoding DUF6090 family protein; amino-acid sequence: MIKFFRHIRQRMIKENRVSKYLLYAIGEIVLVVIGILIALQINNWNEARKEGEQRQQLISSLLEDFEYNRETLLNHKLPAMDMAMEKMELFFRLMQEDTDVNKGQLLSSAQVSVDSLRKLAIPFFQSEPFSANLTTLSEASSSGKLSLLKNKELFREFTQFEMYYDRFLYLTEESTHAYFNGCLWEIRRTVDPDVLAGRKSMPNLNYEEYKKIMDQPLAKTALYNAQILRYNKRSTLSNLLENTDKIISILKEMQES
- a CDS encoding DUF6090 family protein, coding for MDSKFSKYLLYAIGEIVLVVIGILIALQINNWKETKKERAQEKAILSQVHTEFKSNLKQLDEKIDIRKRQITGAQDLLAFIDYPDSRVKDSIENALTYTIGYSTFDPIVNDLASAGSLRIIRNDSLKLLLSQWTSELVQVIESEQSWYKYRNEVYVPFLIENTQLRTLRNAAMNRTFVGKFLIDVDNREALDSRVDSIGNSAFSYDINVLLNNPDFEDHLTRCIVTNSISNVQSYILRKRILLILKILESELDLKN